The nucleotide window GGTCTCCTCACCGATGATGGCAAAGATGAAGTCGGTATGGGCGTTGGGGAGAAACGACCATCGAGCGCGACTGGCACCGAGCCCGACACCGAACGCACCCCCGGTGCCGAGTGCAACGTAGCTCTGGACGACTTGCCATCCGCTACCGAGTGGATCCGCAAACGGATGCAGAAACGACGTGAGTCGTTCGCGTCGGTACGGGGATACGATTGCGAGGAGCAGCGCGGCCGCGGAGCCACCAAGTGCAGTCACCGCGAGGTGGCGAAATCGGGCCGCCGACACGGCAGCGACAGCGAAGGCTGCGCCGAAGATCACCAGCGCCGTGCCCAAATCCGGTTCCAGGAGAACCAGGAGCACGGCGATGCCTCCGGATACTCCCAGTGGTACGGCCAGGTGCCACATGTCGCCGAGGAGGCGCTCCTTTCGCTCCAGAGCAGCCGCGAGATAGACAACAACGCTGAACTTGGCGAACTCGGATGGCTGGAACGTCAACGAACCAATCTCGATCCACCGTCTCGAGCCTCCGGCCACCACACCGAACTGCAACACGGCAATGAGTCCGACAATCGACGCGATGAGAAGTGGGCCTGCCGCCTTCCGGTAGACGCGATAAGGAACTCTCGCAGCAATGATCGCGACGATCACCCCGATCCCTACCCAGAGCGCCTGCTTCTTGAAATAGACCCAACCGTCCCCATACAGTTCGATCCCCACCACCGACGATGCCGACCTGATCGCTCCGAGGCCGATCACAGTGAGTAACGCCACCGGAACCAGCAGGAGAACTGCGTACCGTGTGTTGGCGGAGCGTCGTTGGGCGACCTTGCGTTGGGCAGTCCTGGCACGGGTGATCGAGGTGACTCCTGCGCTCATGGTCCCTCCTTCAGCACACGAACCGCCTTGACGAATGCATCGCCACGTGCCCTGTACGACGAGAACATGTCAAAACTCGCACACGCCGGCGCGAGCAGCACCGTGTCGCCGGACTCGGACACGGCGTCCGCTATCGCAACCGCCTTCTCCATGGTGGACGCAGCCGTCCACGGCGTGTCACCTGCCGCCTGCGCCAACTCAGATGTCGCCTCGCCTATCAGCACCAAATGCCGGATCGACCCGACTGCAGCCACGGAAGCCAAGTCCAGCCCCTTGTTACGGCCGCCGGCGATCAGCACAACGGATGGGAATGCCCGTATCGAAGCGACAGCAGCATGGGGGTTTGTCGCCTTCGAGTCGTCGACCCACTGCACCCCTTGCCAGGTGCCCACGAGGGTGCGCCGATGGGTGGCAGGTCGGAAGGATCGGACAGTTGCCTCCACCGCTTCTTGCGAAGCCCCCATCTCCAAGGCGGCTACCGCCGCTGCCTTCAGATCAGTGACGAATGCTGCATCTCGAACCGGAATCTGTTCCAGTGGAATAGAAAGCGTTCCATACGTGAAGCCGTCACGGTATGAGAGCGCGATCTTGCGAGCCACAGCGGGCTCTACGAGCCCTGCTGCCCCCTCGTCTTCGCGGTCATAGATCAACACGTCTTCGTCTGTCTGATTCTCGAAGATCCGTGCTTTTGCCTGTCCGTATGCAGAAAGCGAACCGTGCCAGTCGAGATGATCTGGAGCGAGATTGAGCACCACGGCAACGTGCGGATGGAACTCCTCGATGAAACGCAGCTGGAAGCTCGATGCCTCGACGGCGACTGCGTCCCACTGCCCTCCCGCGACATCCGACAAGGCGGTGCCGATGTTGCCCGCCCCGATCGCCCGCATCCCGCTCGCCTGCAGCATGGCGGCGATCACAGACGTGACAGTCGTCTTGCCGTTCGTGCCGGTGACGGCAACCAACGGAGCATCCACGTGCCTTGCCGCGAATTCGAGTTCCGACCACAGGGGAATTCCCGCCTCGAACGTATCGATCACGGGAGCGGCGCGTTCGGGGATTCCTGGGCTGACGACGACCAATTCCATGCCGGTCAACAGATCTGTGCTCCACGGTCCGCCGACCGTGGCAAACCCTTCAGCGAGCACCGACTGACACACCGCCGGGTTGGCGTCGTACACCGTCACCCGATACCCGAGCCTCGCTGCAAGCCGTGCGGCCGCCGATCCAGACACAGCACCACCGATGATCAGCGTGCGCATCAGTTGGCCCTGAACGGGACGTCGAGGAGTCCGCTGTTGACGAAGTCGCCGTAGAAGATGCCGAGGGCAAGCGCCACACAGAGCCCCGCGATGATCCAGAAGCGCACGACGACCGTCGTCTCAGGCCAACCGCCGAGATCGAAGTGGTAGTGAAACGGAGCCATGCGGAAGATGCGCCGCCCCGTCAACTTGAAACTCGCAACCTGCAGGATGACCGATACCGTTTCCGCCACGTACAGACCTCCGAGCAGGATCAGGAGCAGCTGCGTGTTGGTGAGCAGCGCAAGAGCCGCCATCAGCCCACCGAGCGCCTGAGATCCAACATCACCCATGAAAATGCGCGCGGGGGCGGCATTCCACCAGAGAAAGCCGAGAAGCGCGCCGAGCATCGCCGCCGAGACAACGCCCAACTCGAGAGGATCCAATCCGTTGTAGAACTCCGGATGCCGGAACTGCCAAAACCCGATGATCACAAACGCCCCGAAGACGAGTGCAGCAGATCCTGCAGCAAGTCCGTCCATGCCGTCTGTGAGGTTCACGGCGTTGGCGGTTCCCGCCAGCATGACCAATACGAGGACGACGAAAAACACACCCAAGTCGATACCGAGAGGACGCGTGAACGACAACTCCGTCGAGATGCCGGCGTTGGTCGCTCCCCAGGCGAACAGCGCAGCCACGGTGAGCTGCCCGCCGAACTTCGCCGCCTTTCCGAGTCCCAGGCTTCGCTTCTTGGAGACCTTGAGGTAATCGTCGACGAGACCGATCGCACCCATCCCGGTCAGTGCCAGCAGTGCCAGCAGTCCGCCGCTTGAAAGGGGGATGACGGACAGGCGAAACCCTTCGAGCCCCCACACTCTGACGTGCGAGACGAGATAGCCGATGAGGACGGCACCGATCATCACGACGCCGCCCATCGTCGGGGTTCCCTGCTTGTGTAGATGCCCAGAGACTTCCTCTTGGATGAACTGCCCGATGTTGTGCTCCCGGAGCTTGCGAAGCGCCCACGGGGTCGCCAGGATCGAAACCACGAAAGCGACGGCGGCGGAGATCAGCAGGGCAATCACGCGCGGGCCTCCAACGCCTGGCGGGCTACCTCCCGATCGTCAAACGGTACCGTTCGATTTGCGAACTCCTGGCTCTGCTCGTGACCCTTGCCGAGGATCAGGACGATGTCTCCCGGCTCTGCCATCCGCACGGCTTCGAAGATCGCTCTCCGCCGGTCCAGGTTGATCAGCGCCTCCGATCCGACAACCCCCGAAGCGACCTGGTCCGCGATCTCGGCAGGATCTTCTGACCTTGGATTGTCATTGGTGATGATCACGACATCGGCCGACGATGCAGCGGACCCCATGAACGGGCGTTTTCGGCGATCGCGATCGCCGCCTGCCCCGAAGACAACGATCACCCTCCCAGGGACCGCCCTTCTGGCAGCATCGATGGCGGCTTCGATGCCGTCTGGCGTGTGCGCATAGTCCACGATCACAGCGACCGGGTGCCCACCACTGACGATTTCGAAGCGACCACTCACCGCTTCGACGTTCCCGAGGCCCGATGCGATCTCATCCATGCTGATCCCAACGCTATGGGCACAACCCGCGGCAACCAAGGCATTCGCAACGTTGAATACCCCTCCGATCGGGAAGTGTACGGCGAATCGTCCCTCTGCGCCGACCAAGAAAAAGCGGCTGAAGGCTGCACCGGAATGCACGGATACGGCGCGGATGTCTGCGTCTGGTCTAAAACCGACAGTGGTG belongs to Gammaproteobacteria bacterium and includes:
- the ftsW gene encoding putative lipid II flippase FtsW — encoded protein: MSAGVTSITRARTAQRKVAQRRSANTRYAVLLLVPVALLTVIGLGAIRSASSVVGIELYGDGWVYFKKQALWVGIGVIVAIIAARVPYRVYRKAAGPLLIASIVGLIAVLQFGVVAGGSRRWIEIGSLTFQPSEFAKFSVVVYLAAALERKERLLGDMWHLAVPLGVSGGIAVLLVLLEPDLGTALVIFGAAFAVAAVSAARFRHLAVTALGGSAAALLLAIVSPYRRERLTSFLHPFADPLGSGWQVVQSYVALGTGGAFGVGLGASRARWSFLPNAHTDFIFAIIGEETGFAGGVTVLAMFALIGVIGYLIAIRAPDRFGRMLAVGIVSWLSLQALVNLGGVVGLLPITGMPLPFMSVGGSSLVTAFGAVGVLVNIARNGANPTT
- the murD gene encoding UDP-N-acetylmuramoyl-L-alanine--D-glutamate ligase yields the protein MRTLIIGGAVSGSAAARLAARLGYRVTVYDANPAVCQSVLAEGFATVGGPWSTDLLTGMELVVVSPGIPERAAPVIDTFEAGIPLWSELEFAARHVDAPLVAVTGTNGKTTVTSVIAAMLQASGMRAIGAGNIGTALSDVAGGQWDAVAVEASSFQLRFIEEFHPHVAVVLNLAPDHLDWHGSLSAYGQAKARIFENQTDEDVLIYDREDEGAAGLVEPAVARKIALSYRDGFTYGTLSIPLEQIPVRDAAFVTDLKAAAVAALEMGASQEAVEATVRSFRPATHRRTLVGTWQGVQWVDDSKATNPHAAVASIRAFPSVVLIAGGRNKGLDLASVAAVGSIRHLVLIGEATSELAQAAGDTPWTAASTMEKAVAIADAVSESGDTVLLAPACASFDMFSSYRARGDAFVKAVRVLKEGP
- a CDS encoding phospho-N-acetylmuramoyl-pentapeptide-transferase, yielding MIALLISAAVAFVVSILATPWALRKLREHNIGQFIQEEVSGHLHKQGTPTMGGVVMIGAVLIGYLVSHVRVWGLEGFRLSVIPLSSGGLLALLALTGMGAIGLVDDYLKVSKKRSLGLGKAAKFGGQLTVAALFAWGATNAGISTELSFTRPLGIDLGVFFVVLVLVMLAGTANAVNLTDGMDGLAAGSAALVFGAFVIIGFWQFRHPEFYNGLDPLELGVVSAAMLGALLGFLWWNAAPARIFMGDVGSQALGGLMAALALLTNTQLLLILLGGLYVAETVSVILQVASFKLTGRRIFRMAPFHYHFDLGGWPETTVVVRFWIIAGLCVALALGIFYGDFVNSGLLDVPFRAN